A single genomic interval of Spinacia oleracea cultivar Varoflay chromosome 6, BTI_SOV_V1, whole genome shotgun sequence harbors:
- the LOC110778119 gene encoding beta-glucosidase 11-like isoform X7 gives MGMRVVLWLCLLPLCFDFLRAVAGSEGKEYNRNDFPKDFVFGVSTSAYQVEGAALEDGRKRSIYDTFAHRSISGHEIQNPDVGCDQYHKYKEDVQLMVETGLDAYRFSISWSRLIPNGRGPVNAKGLRYYNNLINELINHGIEPHVTLTHTDTPQVLEDEYGGFLDPRIIEDYTSYVDVCFREFGDRVRYWTTFNEPNIFAIGGYNVGITPPNRCSSPFGVKCTGGNSSTEPYIVGHTILLAHAYAVRIYKEKYQAKQLGFIGMNLLSYHFSPVTNKSEDVIAVRRSNEFSIGWFMHPLTYGDYPEIMKKNVGSRLPIFSKTESKLVKGSFDFIGINYYTVMKMKDNSISHTQMPRDFYADMAVEWLMVPDTSGVSKELMYPNEAWGLERVLEHYKEVYGNPTIFIHENGQLSNYNTSINDPFRIEYIHDHIGSVLNAVR, from the exons ATGGGAATGAGGGTAGTACTTTGGTTGTGTTTGTTGCCTCTATGCTTTGATTTTTTACGCGCAGTTGCTGGAAGTGAAGGCAAAGAGTATAATCGTAACGATTTTCCTAAGGATTTCGTATTTGGTGTTAGTACCTCAGCTTATCAGGTAGAGGGAGCAGCATTGGAGGATGGGAGGAAGCGCAGTATTTATGATACTTTTGCTCATCGTTCAA TTTCAGGGCATGAGATACAAAATCCGGATGTAGGATGTGATCAGTATCATAAATACAAG GAAGATGTTCAACTCATGGTCGAAACAGGATTGGATGCCTATCGATTTTCTATTTCATGGTCGAGACTAATACCAA ATGGCAGAGGACCCGTTAACGCTAAAGGATTAAGATACTACAACAACCTCATCAATGAACTTATCAATCATG GAATTGAGCCACATGTTACATTAACACACACGGATACACCACAAGTCCTTGAGGATGAATATGGAGGCTTCCTTGACCCGAGGATCAT AGAAGACTATACATCATATGTGGATGTTTGCTTTAGAGAATTTGGTGATAGGGTTCGATATTGGACAACTTTCAATGAGCCGAACATCTTCGCCATTGGTGGTTATAATGTGGGGATTACACCCCCAAATAGATGTTCTTCACCCTTTGGAGTCAAATGTACCGGAGGAAACTCGAGTACTGAGCCATACATTGTTGGCCATACAATACTATTGGCTCATGCGTATGCTGTAAGGATATACAAGGAAAAGTACCAG GCCAAACAACTTGGATTCATCGGGATGAATCTCCTTTCATACCATTTTAGTCCTGTTACGAACAAAAGTGAAGACGTAATTGCAGTTCGAAGATCCAATGAATTTTCTATTGGCTG GTTTATGCACCCATTGACATATGGTGATTACCCTGAAATAATGAAGAAAAACGTCGGCTCAAGACTTCCGATTTTCTCGAAAACCGAATCCAAATTAGTGAAGGGCTCATTTGATTTTATTGGAATTAATTACTATACTGTCATGAAGATGAAGGACAACTCCATAAGCCACACCCAAATGCCACGAGACTTTTATGCTGACATGGCAGTGGAGTGGCTAATGG TTCCTGATACAAGTGGAGTGTCAAAGGAA TTAATGTATCCTAACGAAGCATGGGGCCTAGAGCGAGTACTGGAGCATTACAAAGAAGTTTATGGAAATCCTACTATCTTCATCCATGAAAATG GACAACTGTCGAATTATAACACGTCGATAAATGATCCATTCAGGATTGAGTACATACATGATCATATTGGGAGTGTGCTTAATGCTGTGAG ATGA
- the LOC110778119 gene encoding beta-glucosidase 3-like isoform X1 translates to MGMRVVLWLCLLPLCFDFLRAVAGSEGKEYNRNDFPKDFVFGVSTSAYQVEGAALEDGRKRSIYDTFAHRSISGHEIQNPDVGCDQYHKYKEDVQLMVETGLDAYRFSISWSRLIPNGRGPVNAKGLRYYNNLINELINHGIEPHVTLTHTDTPQVLEDEYGGFLDPRIIEDYTSYVDVCFREFGDRVRYWTTFNEPNIFAIGGYNVGITPPNRCSSPFGVKCTGGNSSTEPYIVGHTILLAHAYAVRIYKEKYQAKQLGFIGMNLLSYHFSPVTNKSEDVIAVRRSNEFSIGWFMHPLTYGDYPEIMKKNVGSRLPIFSKTESKLVKGSFDFIGINYYTVMKMKDNSISHTQMPRDFYADMAVEWLMVPDTSGVSKELMYPNEAWGLERVLEHYKEVYGNPTIFIHENGQLSNYNTSINDPFRIEYIHDHIGSVLNAVRNGSNTRGYFVWSLLDVYELLSDFYSTFGLYYVDYNDPNLTRHPKLSQKWYSEFLKGNYTTTTGMEINQVDNTTTLDALRYSAS, encoded by the exons ATGGGAATGAGGGTAGTACTTTGGTTGTGTTTGTTGCCTCTATGCTTTGATTTTTTACGCGCAGTTGCTGGAAGTGAAGGCAAAGAGTATAATCGTAACGATTTTCCTAAGGATTTCGTATTTGGTGTTAGTACCTCAGCTTATCAGGTAGAGGGAGCAGCATTGGAGGATGGGAGGAAGCGCAGTATTTATGATACTTTTGCTCATCGTTCAA TTTCAGGGCATGAGATACAAAATCCGGATGTAGGATGTGATCAGTATCATAAATACAAG GAAGATGTTCAACTCATGGTCGAAACAGGATTGGATGCCTATCGATTTTCTATTTCATGGTCGAGACTAATACCAA ATGGCAGAGGACCCGTTAACGCTAAAGGATTAAGATACTACAACAACCTCATCAATGAACTTATCAATCATG GAATTGAGCCACATGTTACATTAACACACACGGATACACCACAAGTCCTTGAGGATGAATATGGAGGCTTCCTTGACCCGAGGATCAT AGAAGACTATACATCATATGTGGATGTTTGCTTTAGAGAATTTGGTGATAGGGTTCGATATTGGACAACTTTCAATGAGCCGAACATCTTCGCCATTGGTGGTTATAATGTGGGGATTACACCCCCAAATAGATGTTCTTCACCCTTTGGAGTCAAATGTACCGGAGGAAACTCGAGTACTGAGCCATACATTGTTGGCCATACAATACTATTGGCTCATGCGTATGCTGTAAGGATATACAAGGAAAAGTACCAG GCCAAACAACTTGGATTCATCGGGATGAATCTCCTTTCATACCATTTTAGTCCTGTTACGAACAAAAGTGAAGACGTAATTGCAGTTCGAAGATCCAATGAATTTTCTATTGGCTG GTTTATGCACCCATTGACATATGGTGATTACCCTGAAATAATGAAGAAAAACGTCGGCTCAAGACTTCCGATTTTCTCGAAAACCGAATCCAAATTAGTGAAGGGCTCATTTGATTTTATTGGAATTAATTACTATACTGTCATGAAGATGAAGGACAACTCCATAAGCCACACCCAAATGCCACGAGACTTTTATGCTGACATGGCAGTGGAGTGGCTAATGG TTCCTGATACAAGTGGAGTGTCAAAGGAA TTAATGTATCCTAACGAAGCATGGGGCCTAGAGCGAGTACTGGAGCATTACAAAGAAGTTTATGGAAATCCTACTATCTTCATCCATGAAAATG GACAACTGTCGAATTATAACACGTCGATAAATGATCCATTCAGGATTGAGTACATACATGATCATATTGGGAGTGTGCTTAATGCTGTGAG AAATGGATCAAATACAAGAGGGTACTTTGTATGGTCATTATTGGACGTATATGAACTATTGTCCGACTTCTACTCTACCTTTGGATTGTACTATGTTGATTATAATGATCCAAATTTGACAAGACATCCTAAGTTATCTCAGAAATGGTATTCTGAATTTTTGAAGGGAAACTACACAACTACTACGGGTATGGAAATCAATCAAGTAGACAATACAACGACTCTCGATGCCCTCCGATATAGTGCTTCATAA
- the LOC110778119 gene encoding beta-glucosidase 3-like isoform X2, producing MGMRVVLWLCLLPLCFDFLRAVAGSEGKEYNRNDFPKDFVFGVSTSAYQVEGAALEDGRKRSIYDTFAHRSRHEIQNPDVGCDQYHKYKEDVQLMVETGLDAYRFSISWSRLIPNGRGPVNAKGLRYYNNLINELINHGIEPHVTLTHTDTPQVLEDEYGGFLDPRIIEDYTSYVDVCFREFGDRVRYWTTFNEPNIFAIGGYNVGITPPNRCSSPFGVKCTGGNSSTEPYIVGHTILLAHAYAVRIYKEKYQAKQLGFIGMNLLSYHFSPVTNKSEDVIAVRRSNEFSIGWFMHPLTYGDYPEIMKKNVGSRLPIFSKTESKLVKGSFDFIGINYYTVMKMKDNSISHTQMPRDFYADMAVEWLMVPDTSGVSKELMYPNEAWGLERVLEHYKEVYGNPTIFIHENGQLSNYNTSINDPFRIEYIHDHIGSVLNAVRNGSNTRGYFVWSLLDVYELLSDFYSTFGLYYVDYNDPNLTRHPKLSQKWYSEFLKGNYTTTTGMEINQVDNTTTLDALRYSAS from the exons ATGGGAATGAGGGTAGTACTTTGGTTGTGTTTGTTGCCTCTATGCTTTGATTTTTTACGCGCAGTTGCTGGAAGTGAAGGCAAAGAGTATAATCGTAACGATTTTCCTAAGGATTTCGTATTTGGTGTTAGTACCTCAGCTTATCAGGTAGAGGGAGCAGCATTGGAGGATGGGAGGAAGCGCAGTATTTATGATACTTTTGCTCATCGTTCAA GGCATGAGATACAAAATCCGGATGTAGGATGTGATCAGTATCATAAATACAAG GAAGATGTTCAACTCATGGTCGAAACAGGATTGGATGCCTATCGATTTTCTATTTCATGGTCGAGACTAATACCAA ATGGCAGAGGACCCGTTAACGCTAAAGGATTAAGATACTACAACAACCTCATCAATGAACTTATCAATCATG GAATTGAGCCACATGTTACATTAACACACACGGATACACCACAAGTCCTTGAGGATGAATATGGAGGCTTCCTTGACCCGAGGATCAT AGAAGACTATACATCATATGTGGATGTTTGCTTTAGAGAATTTGGTGATAGGGTTCGATATTGGACAACTTTCAATGAGCCGAACATCTTCGCCATTGGTGGTTATAATGTGGGGATTACACCCCCAAATAGATGTTCTTCACCCTTTGGAGTCAAATGTACCGGAGGAAACTCGAGTACTGAGCCATACATTGTTGGCCATACAATACTATTGGCTCATGCGTATGCTGTAAGGATATACAAGGAAAAGTACCAG GCCAAACAACTTGGATTCATCGGGATGAATCTCCTTTCATACCATTTTAGTCCTGTTACGAACAAAAGTGAAGACGTAATTGCAGTTCGAAGATCCAATGAATTTTCTATTGGCTG GTTTATGCACCCATTGACATATGGTGATTACCCTGAAATAATGAAGAAAAACGTCGGCTCAAGACTTCCGATTTTCTCGAAAACCGAATCCAAATTAGTGAAGGGCTCATTTGATTTTATTGGAATTAATTACTATACTGTCATGAAGATGAAGGACAACTCCATAAGCCACACCCAAATGCCACGAGACTTTTATGCTGACATGGCAGTGGAGTGGCTAATGG TTCCTGATACAAGTGGAGTGTCAAAGGAA TTAATGTATCCTAACGAAGCATGGGGCCTAGAGCGAGTACTGGAGCATTACAAAGAAGTTTATGGAAATCCTACTATCTTCATCCATGAAAATG GACAACTGTCGAATTATAACACGTCGATAAATGATCCATTCAGGATTGAGTACATACATGATCATATTGGGAGTGTGCTTAATGCTGTGAG AAATGGATCAAATACAAGAGGGTACTTTGTATGGTCATTATTGGACGTATATGAACTATTGTCCGACTTCTACTCTACCTTTGGATTGTACTATGTTGATTATAATGATCCAAATTTGACAAGACATCCTAAGTTATCTCAGAAATGGTATTCTGAATTTTTGAAGGGAAACTACACAACTACTACGGGTATGGAAATCAATCAAGTAGACAATACAACGACTCTCGATGCCCTCCGATATAGTGCTTCATAA
- the LOC110778119 gene encoding beta-glucosidase 3-like isoform X3: MGMRVVLWLCLLPLCFDFLRAVAGSEGKEYNRNDFPKDFVFGVSTSAYQVEGAALEDGRKRSIYDTFAHRSNVQLMVETGLDAYRFSISWSRLIPNGRGPVNAKGLRYYNNLINELINHGIEPHVTLTHTDTPQVLEDEYGGFLDPRIIEDYTSYVDVCFREFGDRVRYWTTFNEPNIFAIGGYNVGITPPNRCSSPFGVKCTGGNSSTEPYIVGHTILLAHAYAVRIYKEKYQAKQLGFIGMNLLSYHFSPVTNKSEDVIAVRRSNEFSIGWFMHPLTYGDYPEIMKKNVGSRLPIFSKTESKLVKGSFDFIGINYYTVMKMKDNSISHTQMPRDFYADMAVEWLMVPDTSGVSKELMYPNEAWGLERVLEHYKEVYGNPTIFIHENGQLSNYNTSINDPFRIEYIHDHIGSVLNAVRNGSNTRGYFVWSLLDVYELLSDFYSTFGLYYVDYNDPNLTRHPKLSQKWYSEFLKGNYTTTTGMEINQVDNTTTLDALRYSAS; the protein is encoded by the exons ATGGGAATGAGGGTAGTACTTTGGTTGTGTTTGTTGCCTCTATGCTTTGATTTTTTACGCGCAGTTGCTGGAAGTGAAGGCAAAGAGTATAATCGTAACGATTTTCCTAAGGATTTCGTATTTGGTGTTAGTACCTCAGCTTATCAGGTAGAGGGAGCAGCATTGGAGGATGGGAGGAAGCGCAGTATTTATGATACTTTTGCTCATCGTTCAA ATGTTCAACTCATGGTCGAAACAGGATTGGATGCCTATCGATTTTCTATTTCATGGTCGAGACTAATACCAA ATGGCAGAGGACCCGTTAACGCTAAAGGATTAAGATACTACAACAACCTCATCAATGAACTTATCAATCATG GAATTGAGCCACATGTTACATTAACACACACGGATACACCACAAGTCCTTGAGGATGAATATGGAGGCTTCCTTGACCCGAGGATCAT AGAAGACTATACATCATATGTGGATGTTTGCTTTAGAGAATTTGGTGATAGGGTTCGATATTGGACAACTTTCAATGAGCCGAACATCTTCGCCATTGGTGGTTATAATGTGGGGATTACACCCCCAAATAGATGTTCTTCACCCTTTGGAGTCAAATGTACCGGAGGAAACTCGAGTACTGAGCCATACATTGTTGGCCATACAATACTATTGGCTCATGCGTATGCTGTAAGGATATACAAGGAAAAGTACCAG GCCAAACAACTTGGATTCATCGGGATGAATCTCCTTTCATACCATTTTAGTCCTGTTACGAACAAAAGTGAAGACGTAATTGCAGTTCGAAGATCCAATGAATTTTCTATTGGCTG GTTTATGCACCCATTGACATATGGTGATTACCCTGAAATAATGAAGAAAAACGTCGGCTCAAGACTTCCGATTTTCTCGAAAACCGAATCCAAATTAGTGAAGGGCTCATTTGATTTTATTGGAATTAATTACTATACTGTCATGAAGATGAAGGACAACTCCATAAGCCACACCCAAATGCCACGAGACTTTTATGCTGACATGGCAGTGGAGTGGCTAATGG TTCCTGATACAAGTGGAGTGTCAAAGGAA TTAATGTATCCTAACGAAGCATGGGGCCTAGAGCGAGTACTGGAGCATTACAAAGAAGTTTATGGAAATCCTACTATCTTCATCCATGAAAATG GACAACTGTCGAATTATAACACGTCGATAAATGATCCATTCAGGATTGAGTACATACATGATCATATTGGGAGTGTGCTTAATGCTGTGAG AAATGGATCAAATACAAGAGGGTACTTTGTATGGTCATTATTGGACGTATATGAACTATTGTCCGACTTCTACTCTACCTTTGGATTGTACTATGTTGATTATAATGATCCAAATTTGACAAGACATCCTAAGTTATCTCAGAAATGGTATTCTGAATTTTTGAAGGGAAACTACACAACTACTACGGGTATGGAAATCAATCAAGTAGACAATACAACGACTCTCGATGCCCTCCGATATAGTGCTTCATAA
- the LOC110778119 gene encoding beta-glucosidase 11-like isoform X4: protein MGMRVVLWLCLLPLCFDFLRAVAGSEGKEYNRNDFPKDFVFGVSTSAYQVEGAALEDGRKRSIYDTFAHRSNGRGPVNAKGLRYYNNLINELINHGIEPHVTLTHTDTPQVLEDEYGGFLDPRIIEDYTSYVDVCFREFGDRVRYWTTFNEPNIFAIGGYNVGITPPNRCSSPFGVKCTGGNSSTEPYIVGHTILLAHAYAVRIYKEKYQAKQLGFIGMNLLSYHFSPVTNKSEDVIAVRRSNEFSIGWFMHPLTYGDYPEIMKKNVGSRLPIFSKTESKLVKGSFDFIGINYYTVMKMKDNSISHTQMPRDFYADMAVEWLMVPDTSGVSKELMYPNEAWGLERVLEHYKEVYGNPTIFIHENGQLSNYNTSINDPFRIEYIHDHIGSVLNAVRNGSNTRGYFVWSLLDVYELLSDFYSTFGLYYVDYNDPNLTRHPKLSQKWYSEFLKGNYTTTTGMEINQVDNTTTLDALRYSAS, encoded by the exons ATGGGAATGAGGGTAGTACTTTGGTTGTGTTTGTTGCCTCTATGCTTTGATTTTTTACGCGCAGTTGCTGGAAGTGAAGGCAAAGAGTATAATCGTAACGATTTTCCTAAGGATTTCGTATTTGGTGTTAGTACCTCAGCTTATCAGGTAGAGGGAGCAGCATTGGAGGATGGGAGGAAGCGCAGTATTTATGATACTTTTGCTCATCGTTCAA ATGGCAGAGGACCCGTTAACGCTAAAGGATTAAGATACTACAACAACCTCATCAATGAACTTATCAATCATG GAATTGAGCCACATGTTACATTAACACACACGGATACACCACAAGTCCTTGAGGATGAATATGGAGGCTTCCTTGACCCGAGGATCAT AGAAGACTATACATCATATGTGGATGTTTGCTTTAGAGAATTTGGTGATAGGGTTCGATATTGGACAACTTTCAATGAGCCGAACATCTTCGCCATTGGTGGTTATAATGTGGGGATTACACCCCCAAATAGATGTTCTTCACCCTTTGGAGTCAAATGTACCGGAGGAAACTCGAGTACTGAGCCATACATTGTTGGCCATACAATACTATTGGCTCATGCGTATGCTGTAAGGATATACAAGGAAAAGTACCAG GCCAAACAACTTGGATTCATCGGGATGAATCTCCTTTCATACCATTTTAGTCCTGTTACGAACAAAAGTGAAGACGTAATTGCAGTTCGAAGATCCAATGAATTTTCTATTGGCTG GTTTATGCACCCATTGACATATGGTGATTACCCTGAAATAATGAAGAAAAACGTCGGCTCAAGACTTCCGATTTTCTCGAAAACCGAATCCAAATTAGTGAAGGGCTCATTTGATTTTATTGGAATTAATTACTATACTGTCATGAAGATGAAGGACAACTCCATAAGCCACACCCAAATGCCACGAGACTTTTATGCTGACATGGCAGTGGAGTGGCTAATGG TTCCTGATACAAGTGGAGTGTCAAAGGAA TTAATGTATCCTAACGAAGCATGGGGCCTAGAGCGAGTACTGGAGCATTACAAAGAAGTTTATGGAAATCCTACTATCTTCATCCATGAAAATG GACAACTGTCGAATTATAACACGTCGATAAATGATCCATTCAGGATTGAGTACATACATGATCATATTGGGAGTGTGCTTAATGCTGTGAG AAATGGATCAAATACAAGAGGGTACTTTGTATGGTCATTATTGGACGTATATGAACTATTGTCCGACTTCTACTCTACCTTTGGATTGTACTATGTTGATTATAATGATCCAAATTTGACAAGACATCCTAAGTTATCTCAGAAATGGTATTCTGAATTTTTGAAGGGAAACTACACAACTACTACGGGTATGGAAATCAATCAAGTAGACAATACAACGACTCTCGATGCCCTCCGATATAGTGCTTCATAA
- the LOC110778119 gene encoding putative beta-glucosidase 6 isoform X5: MGMRVVLWLCLLPLCFDFLRAVAGSEGKEYNRNDFPKDFVFGVSTSAYQVEGAALEDGRKRSIYDTFAHRSISGHEIQNPDVGCDQYHKYKEDVQLMVETGLDAYRFSISWSRLIPNGRGPVNAKGLRYYNNLINELINHGIEPHVTLTHTDTPQVLEDEYGGFLDPRIIEDYTSYVDVCFREFGDRVRYWTTFNEPNIFAIGGYNVGITPPNRCSSPFGVKCTGGNSSTEPYIVGHTILLAHAYAVRIYKEKYQAKQLGFIGMNLLSYHFSPVTNKSEDVIAVRRSNEFSIGWFMHPLTYGDYPEIMKKNVGSRLPIFSKTESKLVKGSFDFIGINYYTVMKMKDNSISHTQMPRDFYADMAVEWLMVPDTSGVSKELMYPNEAWGLERVLEHYKEVYGNPTIFIHENGQLSNYNTSINDPFRIEYIHDHIGSVLNAVSNNDSVFVKQLAMYMRHGWWIDENLGIFCGIGR, encoded by the exons ATGGGAATGAGGGTAGTACTTTGGTTGTGTTTGTTGCCTCTATGCTTTGATTTTTTACGCGCAGTTGCTGGAAGTGAAGGCAAAGAGTATAATCGTAACGATTTTCCTAAGGATTTCGTATTTGGTGTTAGTACCTCAGCTTATCAGGTAGAGGGAGCAGCATTGGAGGATGGGAGGAAGCGCAGTATTTATGATACTTTTGCTCATCGTTCAA TTTCAGGGCATGAGATACAAAATCCGGATGTAGGATGTGATCAGTATCATAAATACAAG GAAGATGTTCAACTCATGGTCGAAACAGGATTGGATGCCTATCGATTTTCTATTTCATGGTCGAGACTAATACCAA ATGGCAGAGGACCCGTTAACGCTAAAGGATTAAGATACTACAACAACCTCATCAATGAACTTATCAATCATG GAATTGAGCCACATGTTACATTAACACACACGGATACACCACAAGTCCTTGAGGATGAATATGGAGGCTTCCTTGACCCGAGGATCAT AGAAGACTATACATCATATGTGGATGTTTGCTTTAGAGAATTTGGTGATAGGGTTCGATATTGGACAACTTTCAATGAGCCGAACATCTTCGCCATTGGTGGTTATAATGTGGGGATTACACCCCCAAATAGATGTTCTTCACCCTTTGGAGTCAAATGTACCGGAGGAAACTCGAGTACTGAGCCATACATTGTTGGCCATACAATACTATTGGCTCATGCGTATGCTGTAAGGATATACAAGGAAAAGTACCAG GCCAAACAACTTGGATTCATCGGGATGAATCTCCTTTCATACCATTTTAGTCCTGTTACGAACAAAAGTGAAGACGTAATTGCAGTTCGAAGATCCAATGAATTTTCTATTGGCTG GTTTATGCACCCATTGACATATGGTGATTACCCTGAAATAATGAAGAAAAACGTCGGCTCAAGACTTCCGATTTTCTCGAAAACCGAATCCAAATTAGTGAAGGGCTCATTTGATTTTATTGGAATTAATTACTATACTGTCATGAAGATGAAGGACAACTCCATAAGCCACACCCAAATGCCACGAGACTTTTATGCTGACATGGCAGTGGAGTGGCTAATGG TTCCTGATACAAGTGGAGTGTCAAAGGAA TTAATGTATCCTAACGAAGCATGGGGCCTAGAGCGAGTACTGGAGCATTACAAAGAAGTTTATGGAAATCCTACTATCTTCATCCATGAAAATG GACAACTGTCGAATTATAACACGTCGATAAATGATCCATTCAGGATTGAGTACATACATGATCATATTGGGAGTGTGCTTAATGCTGTGAG CAACAATGACTCGGTATTTGTAAAACAATTAGCTATGTATATGAGGCACGGATGGTGGATTGATgaaaatttggggattttttgcGGAATTGGTAGGTAG
- the LOC110778119 gene encoding beta-glucosidase 3-like isoform X6 produces MGGSAVFMILLLIVQEDVQLMVETGLDAYRFSISWSRLIPNGRGPVNAKGLRYYNNLINELINHGIEPHVTLTHTDTPQVLEDEYGGFLDPRIIEDYTSYVDVCFREFGDRVRYWTTFNEPNIFAIGGYNVGITPPNRCSSPFGVKCTGGNSSTEPYIVGHTILLAHAYAVRIYKEKYQAKQLGFIGMNLLSYHFSPVTNKSEDVIAVRRSNEFSIGWFMHPLTYGDYPEIMKKNVGSRLPIFSKTESKLVKGSFDFIGINYYTVMKMKDNSISHTQMPRDFYADMAVEWLMVPDTSGVSKELMYPNEAWGLERVLEHYKEVYGNPTIFIHENGQLSNYNTSINDPFRIEYIHDHIGSVLNAVRNGSNTRGYFVWSLLDVYELLSDFYSTFGLYYVDYNDPNLTRHPKLSQKWYSEFLKGNYTTTTGMEINQVDNTTTLDALRYSAS; encoded by the exons ATGGGAGGAAGCGCAGTATTTATGATACTTTTGCTCATCGTTCAA GAAGATGTTCAACTCATGGTCGAAACAGGATTGGATGCCTATCGATTTTCTATTTCATGGTCGAGACTAATACCAA ATGGCAGAGGACCCGTTAACGCTAAAGGATTAAGATACTACAACAACCTCATCAATGAACTTATCAATCATG GAATTGAGCCACATGTTACATTAACACACACGGATACACCACAAGTCCTTGAGGATGAATATGGAGGCTTCCTTGACCCGAGGATCAT AGAAGACTATACATCATATGTGGATGTTTGCTTTAGAGAATTTGGTGATAGGGTTCGATATTGGACAACTTTCAATGAGCCGAACATCTTCGCCATTGGTGGTTATAATGTGGGGATTACACCCCCAAATAGATGTTCTTCACCCTTTGGAGTCAAATGTACCGGAGGAAACTCGAGTACTGAGCCATACATTGTTGGCCATACAATACTATTGGCTCATGCGTATGCTGTAAGGATATACAAGGAAAAGTACCAG GCCAAACAACTTGGATTCATCGGGATGAATCTCCTTTCATACCATTTTAGTCCTGTTACGAACAAAAGTGAAGACGTAATTGCAGTTCGAAGATCCAATGAATTTTCTATTGGCTG GTTTATGCACCCATTGACATATGGTGATTACCCTGAAATAATGAAGAAAAACGTCGGCTCAAGACTTCCGATTTTCTCGAAAACCGAATCCAAATTAGTGAAGGGCTCATTTGATTTTATTGGAATTAATTACTATACTGTCATGAAGATGAAGGACAACTCCATAAGCCACACCCAAATGCCACGAGACTTTTATGCTGACATGGCAGTGGAGTGGCTAATGG TTCCTGATACAAGTGGAGTGTCAAAGGAA TTAATGTATCCTAACGAAGCATGGGGCCTAGAGCGAGTACTGGAGCATTACAAAGAAGTTTATGGAAATCCTACTATCTTCATCCATGAAAATG GACAACTGTCGAATTATAACACGTCGATAAATGATCCATTCAGGATTGAGTACATACATGATCATATTGGGAGTGTGCTTAATGCTGTGAG AAATGGATCAAATACAAGAGGGTACTTTGTATGGTCATTATTGGACGTATATGAACTATTGTCCGACTTCTACTCTACCTTTGGATTGTACTATGTTGATTATAATGATCCAAATTTGACAAGACATCCTAAGTTATCTCAGAAATGGTATTCTGAATTTTTGAAGGGAAACTACACAACTACTACGGGTATGGAAATCAATCAAGTAGACAATACAACGACTCTCGATGCCCTCCGATATAGTGCTTCATAA